The following proteins are encoded in a genomic region of Dromaius novaehollandiae isolate bDroNov1 chromosome 29, bDroNov1.hap1, whole genome shotgun sequence:
- the LMNA gene encoding lamin isoform X1 has protein sequence MATPSQKRSTRSGAAGTPLSPTRITRLQEKEDLQELNDRLAVYIDKVRSLELENAGLRLRITESEEVVSREVSGIKAAYESELADARKTLDSVAKERARLQLELSKVREEHKELKARNAKKEGDLLSAQARLKDVEALLNSKEAALSTALGEKRNLESEVRDLRAQVAKLESALSEAKKQLQDEMLRRVDAENRLQTLKEELEFQKNIYSEELRETKRRHETRLVEIDNGRQREFESKLSEALQELRSQHEAQIKLYKDELEKTYGAKLENAKQSAERNSNMVGAAHEELQQTRIRIDSLSSELSQLQKQLAAKEAKLHDLEDALARERETSRRLLSDKEREMAEMRARMQQQLDEYQELLDIKLALDMEINAYRKLLEGEEERLRLSPSPSSQKGGSRGHGIHFSTPGSSKKRKLEDSESRTSFSHHARTSGRVGVEEVDLEGRFVRLRNKSNEDQAMGNWQIKRQNGDDPPLTYRFPPKFTLKAGQMVTIWASGAGATHSPPSDLVWKSQSSWGSGESLRTALINSNGEEVAMRKLVRTVIINDEDEDDEDDEVGIHHRHHHASCSGSGDPGEYNLRSRTVVCGTCGQPAEKSGGQNPGIGTMSSGSSTSSVTVTRSYRSVGGSGGGSSSLGDNLVTRSYILGSSSPRRQAQAPQNCSIM, from the exons ATGGCGACGCCGTCGCAGAAGAGGAGCAcccgcagcggggcggcgggcaccCCGCTGTCGCCCACCCGCATCACCCGGCTGCAGGAGAAGGAGGACCTGCAGGAGCTCAACGACCGCCTGGCCGTCTACATCGACAAGGTGCGCTCGCTGGAGCTGGAGAACGCCGGGCTGCGGCTCCGCATCACCGAGTCCGAGGAGGTGGTGAGCCGCGAGGTCTCGGGCATCAAGGCCGCCTACGAGTCGGAGCTGGCGGACGCCCGCAAGACCCTGGACTCGGTGGCCAAGGAGAGAGCgcggctgcagctggagctgagCAAGGTGCGGGAGGAGCACAAGGAGCTCAAAGCGCG GAACGCCAAGAAGGAAGGGGACCTGCTGTCGGCCCAGGCGCGCCTCAAGGACGTGGAGGCCCTGCTCAACTCCAAGGAGGCGGCGCTTTCCACGGCCCTGGGCGAGAAGAGGAACCTGGAGAGCGAAGTGCGGGACCTGCGGGCGCAGGTGGCCAAG CTGGAAAGCGCCCTGAGCGAGGCcaagaagcagctgcaggacgAGATGCTGCGCCGCGTGGACGCCGAGAACCGGCTGCAGACGCTCAAGGAGGAGCTCGAGTTCCAGAAGAACATCTACAGCGAG GAGCTGCGGGAGACCAAGCGCCGCCACGAGACCCGGCTGGTGGAGATCGACAACGGGCGGCAGCGGGAGTTCGAGAGCAAGCTGTCCGAGGCGCTGCAGGAGCTGCGCAGCCAGCACGAGGCCCAGATTAAGCTCTACAAGGACGAACTGGAGAAGACCTACGGTGCTAAG CTGGAGAACGCCAAGCAGTCGGCCGAGAGGAACAGCAACATGGTGGGCGCCGCTCACGAGGAGCTGCAGCAGACCCGCATCCGCATCGACAGCCTCTCCAGCGagctcagccagctgcagaagcag CTGGCCGCCAAGGAGGCGAAGCTGCACGACTTGGAGGATGCTCTGGCCAGGGAGCGGGAGACCAGCCGGCGCCTGCTCTCCGACAAGGAGCGGGAGATGGCCGAGATGCGGGCGCgcatgcagcagcagctggacgAGTACCAGGAGCTGCTGGACATCAAGCTGGCCCTCGACATGGAGATCAACGCCTACCGCAAGCTGCTGGAGGGCGAGGAGGAGAG gcTGAGGCTGTCTCCCAGCCCCTCTTCCCAAAAGGGAGGATCCCGTGGCCATGGGATCCACTTCTCCACCCCGGGCTCCTCCAAGAAGAGGAAGCTGGAGGACAGCGAGAGCCGGACCAGCTTCTCCCACCACGCTCGGACGAGCGGGCGCGTCGGCGTGGAGGAGGTGGACTTGGAGGGCAGATTCGTCCGTCTCAGGAACAAGTCCAACGAG GACCAGGCAATGGGGAACTGGCAGATCAAGCGGCAGAATGGAGACGACCCCCCCCTCACCTACCGCTTCCCCCCCAAGTTCACCCTGAAGGCTGGCCAGATGGTCACG ATCTGGGCCTCGGGGGCTGGGGCgacccacagcccccccagcGACCTGGTGTGgaagtcccagagcagctggggctcTGGGGAGAGCCTGCGCACCGCCCTGATCAACTCCAACGGCGAG GAGGTGGCCATGCGGAAGCTGGTCCGCACCGTGATCATCAACGACGAAGACGAGGATGATGAGGACGACGAAGTCGGCATCCACCACCGCCATCACCAC GCCAGCTGCAGCGGCTCTGGCGACCCCGGGGAATACAACCTGCGCTCGCGCACGGTCGTCTGCGGCACGTGCGGCCAGCCGGCCGAGAAGTCGGGAGGCCAGAACCCCGGCATCGGCACCATGTCCTCGGGATCGTCCACCTCCAGCGTGACCGTCACCCGCAGCTACCGCAGCgtcggcggctccggcggcggcagcagcagcctgggggaCAACCTGGTCACCAGGTCCTACATCCTGGGGAGCTCCAGCCCCCGCAGGCAG gCTCAGGCTCCGCAAAACTGCAGCATCATGTAA
- the LMNA gene encoding lamin isoform X2, whose amino-acid sequence MLRRVDAENRLQTLKEELEFQKNIYSEELRETKRRHETRLVEIDNGRQREFESKLSEALQELRSQHEAQIKLYKDELEKTYGAKLENAKQSAERNSNMVGAAHEELQQTRIRIDSLSSELSQLQKQLAAKEAKLHDLEDALARERETSRRLLSDKEREMAEMRARMQQQLDEYQELLDIKLALDMEINAYRKLLEGEEERLRLSPSPSSQKGGSRGHGIHFSTPGSSKKRKLEDSESRTSFSHHARTSGRVGVEEVDLEGRFVRLRNKSNEDQAMGNWQIKRQNGDDPPLTYRFPPKFTLKAGQMVTIWASGAGATHSPPSDLVWKSQSSWGSGESLRTALINSNGEEVAMRKLVRTVIINDEDEDDEDDEVGIHHRHHHASCSGSGDPGEYNLRSRTVVCGTCGQPAEKSGGQNPGIGTMSSGSSTSSVTVTRSYRSVGGSGGGSSSLGDNLVTRSYILGSSSPRRQAQAPQNCSIM is encoded by the exons ATGCTGCGCCGCGTGGACGCCGAGAACCGGCTGCAGACGCTCAAGGAGGAGCTCGAGTTCCAGAAGAACATCTACAGCGAG GAGCTGCGGGAGACCAAGCGCCGCCACGAGACCCGGCTGGTGGAGATCGACAACGGGCGGCAGCGGGAGTTCGAGAGCAAGCTGTCCGAGGCGCTGCAGGAGCTGCGCAGCCAGCACGAGGCCCAGATTAAGCTCTACAAGGACGAACTGGAGAAGACCTACGGTGCTAAG CTGGAGAACGCCAAGCAGTCGGCCGAGAGGAACAGCAACATGGTGGGCGCCGCTCACGAGGAGCTGCAGCAGACCCGCATCCGCATCGACAGCCTCTCCAGCGagctcagccagctgcagaagcag CTGGCCGCCAAGGAGGCGAAGCTGCACGACTTGGAGGATGCTCTGGCCAGGGAGCGGGAGACCAGCCGGCGCCTGCTCTCCGACAAGGAGCGGGAGATGGCCGAGATGCGGGCGCgcatgcagcagcagctggacgAGTACCAGGAGCTGCTGGACATCAAGCTGGCCCTCGACATGGAGATCAACGCCTACCGCAAGCTGCTGGAGGGCGAGGAGGAGAG gcTGAGGCTGTCTCCCAGCCCCTCTTCCCAAAAGGGAGGATCCCGTGGCCATGGGATCCACTTCTCCACCCCGGGCTCCTCCAAGAAGAGGAAGCTGGAGGACAGCGAGAGCCGGACCAGCTTCTCCCACCACGCTCGGACGAGCGGGCGCGTCGGCGTGGAGGAGGTGGACTTGGAGGGCAGATTCGTCCGTCTCAGGAACAAGTCCAACGAG GACCAGGCAATGGGGAACTGGCAGATCAAGCGGCAGAATGGAGACGACCCCCCCCTCACCTACCGCTTCCCCCCCAAGTTCACCCTGAAGGCTGGCCAGATGGTCACG ATCTGGGCCTCGGGGGCTGGGGCgacccacagcccccccagcGACCTGGTGTGgaagtcccagagcagctggggctcTGGGGAGAGCCTGCGCACCGCCCTGATCAACTCCAACGGCGAG GAGGTGGCCATGCGGAAGCTGGTCCGCACCGTGATCATCAACGACGAAGACGAGGATGATGAGGACGACGAAGTCGGCATCCACCACCGCCATCACCAC GCCAGCTGCAGCGGCTCTGGCGACCCCGGGGAATACAACCTGCGCTCGCGCACGGTCGTCTGCGGCACGTGCGGCCAGCCGGCCGAGAAGTCGGGAGGCCAGAACCCCGGCATCGGCACCATGTCCTCGGGATCGTCCACCTCCAGCGTGACCGTCACCCGCAGCTACCGCAGCgtcggcggctccggcggcggcagcagcagcctgggggaCAACCTGGTCACCAGGTCCTACATCCTGGGGAGCTCCAGCCCCCGCAGGCAG gCTCAGGCTCCGCAAAACTGCAGCATCATGTAA